From the genome of Mycobacterium dioxanotrophicus, one region includes:
- a CDS encoding DMT family transporter, whose product MPNRTADLALLGVAVVWGSSYLATKELASGDTVFAVLALRFVIAVAALAVLAGSRLRRITPEELASGMLCGVVLWAVYSCETYGVTRTSASNAGLLMALTIVVTPLLCGARSVPARFYAAGATAVAGCVLLTQSQGFGPPGVGDVVIGAAAVLRAGHVALLGRMTAGRELDVTRMALVQLMTVAILSVSLASATGEPVDTIALGMRRGDWLVLLYLALACTVFAFVVQVRAVQRSTPARVSLLLGTEPLWAAVIGAAVASDPVTVAGVCGAALVVCGAVWGQRVLAPVDGPAARDESRVLPG is encoded by the coding sequence ATGCCCAACCGGACCGCCGACCTCGCGCTGCTCGGTGTCGCCGTGGTGTGGGGTTCCAGTTACCTCGCGACCAAAGAGCTGGCGAGCGGCGACACCGTATTCGCCGTGTTGGCACTGCGGTTCGTCATCGCCGTGGCAGCGCTGGCGGTGTTGGCCGGGTCCAGGTTGCGACGCATCACGCCAGAAGAACTGGCGTCCGGCATGCTGTGTGGCGTCGTTCTGTGGGCCGTCTACTCGTGCGAAACCTACGGTGTGACCCGTACGTCGGCGTCCAACGCGGGTCTGTTGATGGCGTTGACGATCGTCGTCACGCCGCTGCTGTGCGGCGCGCGCAGTGTCCCGGCCCGGTTCTATGCCGCCGGCGCGACGGCGGTGGCGGGGTGTGTATTGCTCACGCAGTCACAGGGTTTCGGGCCGCCCGGCGTCGGTGACGTGGTGATCGGCGCAGCGGCTGTGCTGCGGGCCGGGCATGTGGCCCTGCTGGGCCGGATGACGGCGGGCCGCGAGCTCGACGTCACCCGGATGGCTCTGGTGCAGCTGATGACCGTCGCGATTCTCTCGGTGAGCTTGGCCAGCGCCACCGGGGAGCCGGTGGACACCATCGCGCTCGGCATGCGTCGCGGTGACTGGCTGGTGTTGCTGTATCTGGCGTTGGCGTGCACGGTGTTCGCGTTCGTCGTGCAGGTGCGCGCCGTGCAACGGAGCACGCCCGCGCGGGTGAGCCTGCTGCTGGGAACCGAACCGCTGTGGGCCGCCGTGATCGGTGCCGCGGTGGCGTCCGATCCGGTCACCGTGGCGGGAGTTTGCGGTGCGGCGTTGGTGGTGTGCGGTGCGGTATGGGGTCAGCGGGTGCTGGCACCGGTCGATGGGCCGGCGGCGCGCGACGAGAGTCGCGTCCTGCCGGGCTGA
- a CDS encoding LysR family transcriptional regulator, with protein sequence MDAGRLRMLRELADHGTVAAVADVLSMTPSAVSQQLKILQREAGVALIEPAGRRVRLTDAGRVLVGHADSVLAALERARAEMDAYRTSPRGTVSVSFFPSGAAMLLVPLIVRARDRGVEVRGRDIDVPASRAPQQLAEFDIVVVHRDERDTSDWEPRFTATELLREPLDVVMAADHRLARQDRVRLTELTDEHWIGVEGGLMVDDVLNSIALLTSVKPHITQRVNDFRVVEELVHAGLGIALMPRYVLLTRPLVRLPVTDITVARRVEAVTRSGAAARPAVGAVLEELRAVAAAIGSADA encoded by the coding sequence ATGGATGCGGGCCGGCTACGGATGCTGCGCGAACTGGCCGATCACGGCACCGTTGCCGCCGTGGCCGACGTGCTGTCCATGACGCCGTCGGCGGTGTCCCAACAACTCAAGATCCTTCAGCGCGAGGCGGGTGTAGCGCTGATCGAGCCGGCAGGCCGCAGAGTCCGGCTCACCGACGCCGGTCGGGTACTCGTGGGCCACGCGGACTCCGTGCTGGCCGCACTCGAGCGTGCCCGCGCGGAGATGGACGCCTACCGGACGTCGCCACGAGGCACGGTCAGTGTGTCGTTCTTTCCATCGGGCGCGGCGATGTTGTTGGTTCCGTTGATCGTTCGAGCCCGTGACCGCGGTGTCGAGGTACGCGGCCGCGACATCGACGTCCCGGCATCCCGCGCCCCGCAACAACTCGCCGAGTTCGACATCGTGGTCGTCCACCGCGATGAGCGCGACACCTCGGACTGGGAACCGCGTTTCACCGCGACCGAGCTGTTGCGTGAACCACTCGATGTGGTGATGGCTGCCGACCACCGGCTGGCCCGCCAAGATCGGGTCCGGCTGACCGAGCTGACCGACGAACACTGGATCGGTGTGGAGGGCGGCCTCATGGTCGACGACGTCCTCAACTCGATCGCGCTGCTGACCAGCGTGAAACCACATATCACGCAGCGGGTCAACGACTTCCGCGTCGTGGAAGAACTGGTCCACGCGGGTCTCGGTATCGCGCTGATGCCGCGCTACGTGTTGCTGACCCGGCCGCTCGTCCGGTTGCCGGTCACCGACATCACCGTGGCTCGCCGCGTCGAGGCCGTCACCCGATCCGGGGCCGCGGCACGGCCCGCCGTCGGCGCGGTGCTCGAGGAACTGCGCGCCGTCGCGGCGGCGATCGGCTCAGCAGACGCTTGA